One window of the Triticum dicoccoides isolate Atlit2015 ecotype Zavitan chromosome 3B, WEW_v2.0, whole genome shotgun sequence genome contains the following:
- the LOC119274965 gene encoding uncharacterized protein LOC119274965 isoform X1, translating into MKQQAQGISSGMYRYMHRCESGVNIHDVFVERSAFRVLFSYVGVMCLLANVSHTLLSKESLCLGSFWSVPFSAIVAKCLQYKPVKKVLICAESLVIMPAFGIQLEQHFWSGRVDRKFVPISKILQPVLNECVTPVTCYWSLALLLRDEDETMLVFQNLHPPVKLLLPIWKALCAFTNSGSIGPSVVLQQDDLHNHVDGDGAVDS; encoded by the exons ATGAAGCAGCAAGCGCAGGGGATTTCGAGTGGCATGTACAGATACATGCATCGCTGCGAGAGTGGAGTTAATATTCATGATGTCTTTGTGGAGAGGAGCGCGTTCCGGGTGCTGTTTTCATATGTCGGTGTGATGTGTCTTCTTGCGAATGTTTCCCATACCTTGTTGTCGAAG GAGAGTTTATGCCTTGGTTCCTTTTGGAGTGTTCCGTTTTCTGCTATCGTCGCTAAATGCTTGCAATACAAGCCTGTGAAGAAAG TGCTTATATGTGCAGAGTCATTGGTGATCATGCCAGCTTTTGGTATTCAGCTAGAACAGCACTTTTGGAG TGGAAGAGTAGATCGCAAGTTTGTGCCCATCAGCAAGATCCTACAGCCGGTGCTGAATGAGTGTGTGACCCCCGTTACATGCTACTGGAGCTTGGCATTGCTTCTACGCGATGAAGACGAGACCATGCTCGTTTTTCAG AACCTGCATCCACCCGTCAAACTGTTGCTCCCAATCTGGAAAGCTCTGTGCGCATTCACAAACTCCGGCAGCATTGGCCCTTCGGTAGTTCTTCAACAAGATGATTTGCATAATCATGTTGATGGGGATGGTGCTGTGGACTCCTGA
- the LOC119274964 gene encoding probable staphylococcal-like nuclease CAN1, with protein MYASHTRRLLRRDRGARAHGGAARRRASTSLLCFIGAIILVAISRHTLLPKVPFLGSFWRDLLAPDAYIATPKFHGVKYELHTLPVDAKAVADGDTITVYVDAADPRESGNVPREVWEAVSERTKARAAKNYEKADTLQNIIVDAGYRQVPDLTGEQVLAKKYRIRLRGIDAPENSMPYGKEAKEELVRLVQGRTLKIPIYETDWYGRLVGDVYCNGVFVQEHMLKKGLTWHYSAYDQRPELAEWEKQAHASGLGLWALLNPEKPWEWRKEKRTRRW; from the exons ATGTACGCCTCTCACACTCGCAGGCTTCTTCGCCGCGACAGGGGAGCCCGTGCCCATGGCGGCGCCGCCAGGAGACGCGCGTCGACGTCTCTGTTGTGCTTCATCGGCGCCATTATCCTCGTCGCGATCTCTCGCCACACCCTGCTCCCCAAG GTGCCATTTCTGGGTTCCTTTTGGAGAGATTTATTGGCACCCGATGCTTATATTGCCACACCCAAATTTCATGGTGTGAAGTATGAGCTGCACACGCTCCCT GTGGATGCGAAGGCTGTGGCCGACGGTGACACAATCACGGTGTATGTTGACGCGGCTGACCCTCGTGAGTCCGGCAATGTGCCCCGTGAAGTTTGGGAAGCTGTGTCAGAGCGAACCAAGGCACGGGCGGCCAAGAACTATGAGAAGGCTGACACGCTGCAGAATATCATAGTGGATGCCGGATATAG GCAAGTTCCTGACTTGACAGGGGAACAGGTTCTCGCGAAGAAGTACCGAATCAGGCTAAG AGGGATTGATGCACCAGAGAACTCGATGCCTTATGGTAAAGAGGCAAAAGAGGAGCTTGTGAGGCTTGTGCAGGGAAGGACCTTAAAGATTCCCATATATGAAACTGACTGGTACGGTCGATTAGTTGGAGATGTTTACTGCAATGGGGTCTTCGTGCAG GAACACATGCTGAAGAAAGGCCTCACATGGCACTACTCTGCGTATGATCAACGGCCTGAGCTTGCCGAG TGGGAGAAGCAGGCGCATGCGAGCGGGTTGGGTCTGTGGGCGCTGCTGAACCCTGAGAAGCCATGGGAATGGAGGAAGGAGAAGCGCACGAGGAGATGGTGA
- the LOC119274965 gene encoding uncharacterized protein LOC119274965 isoform X2, translating into MKQQAQGISSGMYRYMHRCESGVNIHDVFVERSAFRVLFSYVGVMCLLANVSHTLLSKESLCLGSFWSVPFSAIVAKCLQYKPVKKESLVIMPAFGIQLEQHFWSGRVDRKFVPISKILQPVLNECVTPVTCYWSLALLLRDEDETMLVFQNLHPPVKLLLPIWKALCAFTNSGSIGPSVVLQQDDLHNHVDGDGAVDS; encoded by the exons ATGAAGCAGCAAGCGCAGGGGATTTCGAGTGGCATGTACAGATACATGCATCGCTGCGAGAGTGGAGTTAATATTCATGATGTCTTTGTGGAGAGGAGCGCGTTCCGGGTGCTGTTTTCATATGTCGGTGTGATGTGTCTTCTTGCGAATGTTTCCCATACCTTGTTGTCGAAG GAGAGTTTATGCCTTGGTTCCTTTTGGAGTGTTCCGTTTTCTGCTATCGTCGCTAAATGCTTGCAATACAAGCCTGTGAAGAAAG AGTCATTGGTGATCATGCCAGCTTTTGGTATTCAGCTAGAACAGCACTTTTGGAG TGGAAGAGTAGATCGCAAGTTTGTGCCCATCAGCAAGATCCTACAGCCGGTGCTGAATGAGTGTGTGACCCCCGTTACATGCTACTGGAGCTTGGCATTGCTTCTACGCGATGAAGACGAGACCATGCTCGTTTTTCAG AACCTGCATCCACCCGTCAAACTGTTGCTCCCAATCTGGAAAGCTCTGTGCGCATTCACAAACTCCGGCAGCATTGGCCCTTCGGTAGTTCTTCAACAAGATGATTTGCATAATCATGTTGATGGGGATGGTGCTGTGGACTCCTGA
- the LOC119280898 gene encoding uncharacterized protein LOC119280898 — protein sequence MAATVGNGKDREEAVVHPNPRQGGKLLSRLLTRDSSAAAPSFRVYYGVASAGAVPFLWESQPGTPKNAVSDTTMPPLTPPPSYYAAGAGAAKKHAARKAAAGSNRFRPSRILGSILMATRRRGRTTPSGSPTSSFSSASTSSSSSSYSASSFRRTTQSPMRAGGSSSSRLHSSSSSFSDEEETAMATCFRVRHESFRALKGCRVAVTVRSALASVGGAAAHQAQRV from the coding sequence atggcGGCCACCGTCGGCAACGGCAaggacagggaggaggcggtggtccACCCGAACCCGAGGCAGGGGGGCAAGCTCTTGTCCAGGCTGCTGACGAGGGACAGCTCTGCCGCCGCGCCGTCCTTCAGGGTCTACTACGGCGTGGCCTCCGCCGGCGCGGTGCCGTTCCTGTGGGAGTCGCAGCCGGGCACGCCCAAGAACGCCGTCTCCGACACGACGATGCCGCCGCTCACGCCTCCGCCGTCCTACTACGCCGCCGGCGCCGGGGCCGCCAAGAAGCACGCGGCGCGCAAGGCCGCCGCCGGGAGCAACAGGTTCAGGCCGTCCCGCATCCTGGGCTCCATCCTCATGGCGACGCGGAGGCGGGGCCGGACGACGCCGTCGGGCTCGCCCACCTCGTCCTTCTCCTCCGCGTCGACCTCGTCATCGTCATCCTCCTACTCGGCATCTTCGTTCCGCCGTACCACGCAGTCGCCGATGCgggccggcggcagcagcagcagcaggctgcactcgtcgtcgtcgtcgttctcggacgaggaggagacggccATGGCGACGTGCTTCAGGGTGCGGCACGAGAGCTTCAGGGCGCTCAAGGGCTGCCGCGTCGCCGTGACGGTGAGGAGCGCGCTGGCGTCCGTCGGTGGTGCCGCGGCGCATCAGGCGCAGAGGGTCTAA
- the LOC119274963 gene encoding alpha-ketoglutarate-dependent dioxygenase alkB homolog 6-like isoform X2 yields MEEKATQKAAAEGNPSPELCLRIPGDYAVGSIPTVLYVPDFISQTEQAQLLHHIYQAPAPKWKILKNRRLQNWGRVVHEKGLLPQALPPWLTKITGRICQWTGLFPSAINHVLINEYHPNQGIMESNGSYKVEGMKEAGPASSSLLLMPCSLLIFKDQAYTDFLHGIQDNELHNLDKVANVSQCPQFKHLSHDYSPGKADSSVSSEPSGTFRRTTTRVSLTCRLVLNVHSKLFKF; encoded by the exons ATGGAGGAAAAGGCGACCCAGAAAGCGGCGGCGGAGGGGAACCCCTCGCCGGAGTTGTGCCTGAGGATTCCCGGGGACTACGCCGTCGGCTCCATCCCCACCGTCCTATACGTTCCCGACTTCATCTCCCAGACCGAGCAGGCCCAGCTCCTCCACCAT ATATATCAGGCACCGGCGCCCAAGTGGAAGATTTTGAAAAACCGGCGGCTCCAGAACTGGG GAAGAGTGGTGCATGAGAAGGGGCTACTGCCGCAGGCGT TACCTCCATGGCTTACAAAGATAACTGGCAGAATCTGCCAGTGGACTGGTTTATTTCCTTCTGCAATCAACCATGTTCTGATTAATGAGTATCATCCTAATCAAGGGATCATG GAGAGTAATGGTTCTTATAAGGTTGAAGGCATGAAGGAAGCTGGTCCTGCTTCTTCGTCACTTCTACTAATGCCCTGCAGCCTCTTAATATTCAAAGATCAGGCTTATACAG ACTTCCTACATGGTATACAAGACAATGAGCTGCATAATCTAGACAAG GTTGCAAATGTCTCACAGTGCCCACAATTCAAGCATCTAAGCCATGATTACAGCCCAGGCAAAGCAGATAGCAGTGTTAGCTCTGAGCCAAGTGGCACCTTCCGCAGGACCACGACAAGAGTCTCGTTGACGTGCCGGCTAGTGTTGAATGTGCATAGTAAGCTGTTTAAATTCTAG
- the LOC119274963 gene encoding alpha-ketoglutarate-dependent dioxygenase alkB homolog 6-like isoform X1 — MEEKATQKAAAEGNPSPELCLRIPGDYAVGSIPTVLYVPDFISQTEQAQLLHHIYQAPAPKWKILKNRRLQNWGRVVHEKGLLPQALPPWLTKITGRICQWTGLFPSAINHVLINEYHPNQGIMPHQDGPAYFPVVAIISLASPVVLDFTPHGKLRGLEHTHLQNTQSDELQESNGSYKVEGMKEAGPASSSLLLMPCSLLIFKDQAYTDFLHGIQDNELHNLDKVANVSQCPQFKHLSHDYSPGKADSSVSSEPSGTFRRTTTRVSLTCRLVLNVHSKLFKF; from the exons ATGGAGGAAAAGGCGACCCAGAAAGCGGCGGCGGAGGGGAACCCCTCGCCGGAGTTGTGCCTGAGGATTCCCGGGGACTACGCCGTCGGCTCCATCCCCACCGTCCTATACGTTCCCGACTTCATCTCCCAGACCGAGCAGGCCCAGCTCCTCCACCAT ATATATCAGGCACCGGCGCCCAAGTGGAAGATTTTGAAAAACCGGCGGCTCCAGAACTGGG GAAGAGTGGTGCATGAGAAGGGGCTACTGCCGCAGGCGT TACCTCCATGGCTTACAAAGATAACTGGCAGAATCTGCCAGTGGACTGGTTTATTTCCTTCTGCAATCAACCATGTTCTGATTAATGAGTATCATCCTAATCAAGGGATCATG CCACACCAAGATGGTCCTGCCTATTTTCCTGTTGTCGCTATCATATCCCTTGCTTCACCGGTTGTGCTTGATTTCACACCCCATGGAAAGCTCAGAGGGCTCGAACATACACATCTCCAAAATACACAATCTGATGAGTTGCAGGAGAGTAATGGTTCTTATAAGGTTGAAGGCATGAAGGAAGCTGGTCCTGCTTCTTCGTCACTTCTACTAATGCCCTGCAGCCTCTTAATATTCAAAGATCAGGCTTATACAG ACTTCCTACATGGTATACAAGACAATGAGCTGCATAATCTAGACAAG GTTGCAAATGTCTCACAGTGCCCACAATTCAAGCATCTAAGCCATGATTACAGCCCAGGCAAAGCAGATAGCAGTGTTAGCTCTGAGCCAAGTGGCACCTTCCGCAGGACCACGACAAGAGTCTCGTTGACGTGCCGGCTAGTGTTGAATGTGCATAGTAAGCTGTTTAAATTCTAG